A window of Bacillota bacterium genomic DNA:
GGTGGCTGGTCGTCTTACGTCTCTGAAATTAATGCTGCCCAGTCGAATAATGGAATTGTCGTTGCCCCTGGAGCCGAAATAGGTTGTGTGCAAATACAGGGTGACGAGAGTTCTCCGGAACTCGGCCACGCTCTGGGCTACCGGCTTAAAGAAAGCGCAACCTCCATTCCGAAAAACAAGTATTATACGCCTCAAAACCTCATCAATGCCATTAACAACCATAATTACCCATACTCTTACCCTGTAATCGCCCACCCTTACCACGGCACAATCTGGCAGGACTGGAGCGTTACGGGTTTTCGTGCTATTGAGCTTATATCCTGCCAGTGGAATGCAAATTCCTCGACTATTTCCAGGTGGGTTTCGCTCCTGAGGGCGGGGTTATCCAACACCATAGCAGGAAAAGGTTTTGTTGTAGGCGTCGGAAATACAGATGCTCATTACTTTCACACTCCTGGAAGTGATGGTGCATCGTGGATTTATGCACCAAACTACTCTTCGACAAACCGCGCTGCTGTCTGGGATGCTATTAAAATGGGAAGGGTAAGTGCAGCTGGAGCACCCAACTTCGGGGCATTTGCCATTAACGGCTGCGCCCAGGGAAGCGTGGTTAGAGTTCCGGCAGGAGGCAGTTTCACCTTTACTGTTGTTCGGCAGCCCATGAGTTTATGGTCCTGCGTCAAATTTGAAATCATAAACGCAAACGGAAATGTGGTAAAAACGGTTAACAATCCTGGGCCAGAGACGAGAATCTCCTGGACCGCTCCCTCCCAGGATTGGTTCTATTTCGTGCGGTTTGTTTTCCAGGATCCTGAGGGTATAAATTCAGAAGTTTGGGCAAATCCCATCTTTCTTGACGTTTATTAAACTGATGAACTCTTTAAGGATGGAATGCCATCCTTAAAGATTTTTATTTTTGGGAGGGGGAATCCCTGGTGCGGAGAGTTTTTCCCAGCTTGCAAGAGTCAATCTGGTGGGTGTGGGGAGGAGTCCTTTATACTTGCATTAGTGTTGTTTTTTTCATTGAACCTCTTAGAGAATGGTTGTATTCACTTTCAACAAAAGTAAGGTTGGTAGAACTACTTTCTCCAATCGCGTGGGGCTGGATTGTGGCTACACTTTTCCCCCGTCATCTCCAGGATGTTATAGCTTGGGTACTGGCGCCCATCTTCGGAGGGTTGCTGGGATATTTTCTAAGAATGTTTGTTAAGATCGTTTACCGTTAAACGTTTGTTCGACCGCACCCTAGTTACAGGAGATACCCATAGCTTGTCACGTCCTCTTTCCCGACGACTACGACATGGTTATTCTTGAGCCAAGTCAGGTGCGGTACTTCAATTCGAGGGGTTAGCTTTTCCTGGGTTTTTCCTGGTGATTCATTGTATTTCACCAAACCATGTGGTATAATGGCGGCTGAAAACAGCATTTTTAAAAGGGGCAACGGCGTCCCGCGTCTTCCTTGAAAAAAGGAAAGGGGGGCGTCTTTTTTTGCGGCATCAACGAAGAGAAGGCTGCAGAAGGGGGTAATGTTGTGGGGTTGACGAAGGAAGATGTCTTGCGTCTTGTTCGGGAACTTGATATTCAATTCATCAGGCTCCAGTTTGTCGATCTGCTTGGAGTTTTAAAAAATGTTTCGATTACCGTGGATCAGCTGGAGCGCGCCCTGGCAGGGGAGGTGATGTTCGACGGTTCCTCGGTTGAGGGGTTTGTGAGAATTGAGGAATCGGACATGTACCTGCGCCCCGATCCCGAGACCTTTACCATCTTTCCCTGGCGCCCGCGGGCAGGGGGAGTTGCCCGTTTGATCTGCGATGTCTACCTTCCGGATGGGACTCCGTTCCCGGGCTGCCCCAGGCAGGTTCTCAAGCGGGTGCTGGCGGAGGCGGAGGCGCTTGGCTATACGGTTCAGGTAGGCCCCGAGATCGAGTTCTTCCTGTTCCACTTTCGAGAAGACGGCCGGCCGAGCCTGAACACCCACGACCGGGCCGGCTACTTCGATCTCGCCCCGGTGGACCTCGGCGAAGATGCCCGGCGGGAGATCGTCTTGACTTTAAAGGAGATGGGCTATGCCATCGAAGCCTCCCACCACGAAGTTGCCCCGGGGCAGCATGAGGTCGATCTCAAGTATGTTCCCGCCCTTGCTGCCGCGGACCTGATTACAACCTTTCGCATTGTGGTAAGGACTGTAGCCCACCGCCACGGCCTCCATGCCACCTTTATGCCCAAGCCCTTTTCCGACCAGAACGGTTCTGGAATGCATTTGAATTTTTCTTTCTTTCAGGAAGGGAAGAACCGTTTTTACGATCCTGCAGGAAAATGGGAGTTAAGCCGGTTGTGCCTCTCCTTTATCGGCGGGCTTCTGAAATACGCGCCGGATTTTACGGCGCTTACCAACCCCACGGTTAATTCTTACAAGCGCCTTGTTCCGGGCCATGAGGCGCCTGTTTATATTGCCTGGGCTGCAGGAAACCGGAGCCCGCTGGTGCGGGTTCCTGTTGCAAGAGGGATCGATACGCGGGTGGAGCTGCGCAGCCCCGATCCCACCTGCAACCCCTACCTGGCGCTTGCGGGCGTGATTGCAGCCGGCCTGAAAGGGGTCCGCGGCGAAATTCTCCCTCCGCCTCCTGTCGAAGAAAACCTGTACCTTCTGACGCCGGAACGGCGGGCTCAGATGGGGATCCGGGATCTTCCCGCCAGTTTGGGGGAGGCCCTGGCCCTTTTCAGGGAAAGCGCCTTAGTCCAGGAGGTGATGGGAAACCATATTTATCGCAAGTTTTTGGAGCTTAAGGAATGGGAATGGCAGGCCTACCAGCGGGAAGTTCACAACTGGGAAATCGAACAGTACCTGGCGCGCTTTTAGTCACAGGAAAGTACATTGTATTCATGGGCTGGAATTGTTGAATTTCAAAGGGGCAGGTGTTATAATCCCATGTGAATGTGAGGCAGGAGGAGAAAGATCGGGAGGCTTATGGGAATGATCCGGATTGATGCTCGAGGTATTCATTACAGGGAATTGAATGAGTTGATTAAAAGAAAGGCAGAGGAAGGAGCCAGGGAATTCTGGCTCGATCATGTAAACGGCCAGCGCTATATCGGAACAGGTCTTGCCTACCCCGATGTCAAGATCGTCATCAACGGGGTGCCGGGAAACGATCTCGCCTCCTTTCTTAACGGCCCCGAAATCGTTGTTTATGACAACGGGCAGGACGCCATCGGAAATACCATGAACGCGGGCCAGGTTGCGGTGCACGGCCATGCCGGCGATGTGCTGGGCTACGGGATGCGGGGCGGGCGCCTCTTTATTAAGGGAAATGTGGGATACCGGGTGGGTATCCACATGAAAGAATACAGGAAGCAGATTCCGGTTCTCATCGCCGGGGGTACTGCTGGGGACTTTCTGGGGGAATATATGGCCGGCGGAATTCTGGTCGTCCTGGGGCTGGACCGGAAACCGGGTGCTCCCCTGGCGGGGGATTACCTGGGAACAGGCATGCACGGGGGAGTCATTTATTTGCGAGGAGAAGTCGATCCTGCAACCCTGGGAAAAGAAGTGGCGGTTTTTGATCTGGATGAAAACGACTGGAAGGAGTTAGGTCCCCACCTCCAGGACTTCTGCACTGCTTTTGGGTACGATTATAACGAGGTTTGCGCTGCGAAGTTCTGCAAGCTGCTTCCTGTTTCCCACCGGCCCTACGGCAGGCTTTATGCATATTAATTCTCAGGGGAGGAGCAGATGTTGGACTACCAGGTGATTGTAATCGGCGCAGGGCCGGGGGGGTATCCGGCGGCCATCAGGGCAGCCCAGCTGGGGGCGCGCGTCTGTCTTATTGAGACCGGGCAGCCGGGAGGCACCTGCCTGAACCGGGGCTGCATTCCTACCAAAGCTCTGGTGGCGGGTGCCTCCCTGTTGAAGCAGGTGCGGCGTGCCAGGGAGTTTGGAATCGAAACCGGAGAGGTTTCCCTCAACCCTCGCAAAATGAGGGAGCGTCAGGAGGGGATCGTCTCCCGTCTCCGTCAGGGAATTCGTTTTCTCCTGGAGAAACACAAAATAGATTTTCTTGAAGGCAAGGGCCGCCTGCTGGGGCCGGGCAGGGTCGAGGTGCGCAGGAAGGGCAGCCCGGCGGAAACAGTCACCGGAGAGAAGATAATCGTCGCTACGGGTTCGGAACCGCTGCTCCCTCCAGCTCTGGGCTACGACGGAAAAGTGGTCGTTTCGAGTACGGAGATGCTCCAGCTTGACGCCGTTCCGGAAAGCCTGGTGATCGTTGGGGCAGGGGTGATCGGCTGCGAATTTGCGGGGATTTATGCAGAACTCGGGAGCCGGGTCACCCTGGTGGAGGCCGAGCGTACAATTCTCCCCTTTGTGGAGGAAGAGCTGGCGCGGAAGCTTCAGGGGGTTTTCCGGCAGAGCGGAATTACTTTGCGGACGAGAACGAAGATCAGGGAGGTCAAAAGGGAAGGGTCCCGGGCAAAGGTCTACCTGGAGGACGGCACCGAACTGGATGCCGAGAAGGTGCTGGTGGCGGTAGGCCGCTCCCTGAATACCCGGGGCCTGGGGCTGGAAGAGTGCGGGGTTGAACTCGGCCCGAGAGGTGAAATCGTTGTAAACGAAAGGATGGAAACATCCGCTCCGGGCATCTACGCGGCCGGGGATGTCACCGGAAAGGCGCTCCTTGCCCATGTGGCAACATGCCAGGGGCTTGTTGCGGCGGCCAACGCCCTGGGGGAGGGCAGGAAAATGAACTACCAGGCAGTCCCGAATGCCATTTTTACCTTTCCGGAGATCGGAACCGTGGGGCTCACCTCTCAGGAGGCGAAAGGGCGCGGGATCCCCTGTAAAACCGGAAAGTTCCCCTTTCTCGCCAGCGGAAAGGCGTTATGCGAAGGGGAGGCAGACGGTTTCGTAAAGGTCCTGGCACGGGAGGGGACGGGGGAAATCCTCGGCATCCACATCATCGGCCCCCATGCCACCGAACTGGTTGCCGAGGGTGCGCTTGCGGTGCGCTGGGGGCTGACCCTGGGGCAGCTGGCGGAAACTGTTCACGCTCATCCCACGCTGGCGGAGGCGTTGAAAGAGGCTGCCGAGGCTGCGGAGGGCCTGGGTCTGCATGTCTAGCAGGGAGAGGGAACTTGCCGTTCGCGTCCTTGGCCTGCGGGATTACGAGGAGGCATATCTTTTGCAGAAAGAACTGGTTGAGGCAAGGATTCGCCAGGCAATCCCCGACACTCTTTTGCTGGTGGAGCACCCCCCGGTCTTTACGCTGGGAAGAGGGGTGCAGGGAGAACAGTTCCGGGTCCCGGCGTCCCAGGTTGAGGCTCTGGAAGTCAAAGTGATTCCGGTGGACAGGGGGGGCCAGGTTACATACCACGGGCCGGGACAGCTGGTGGGTTACCCGATCTTTGATCTCGCCCGGCACCGCCAGGATTTGCACTGGATGCTCTGGTCTCTGGAAGAGGTTTTGATTCGCTTCTTGAAGGATTTCGGAATCCGCGGCGAACGGAGAAAAAGCTACCCGGGGGTTTGGGTGGGAAGGGAGAAGATTGCCGCGGTCGGGATCGGGGTCCGGCGCTGGGTGACCTATCATGGTTTTGCCTTAAATGTCAATCCCGATCTGAGCTATTTCCGGTTTATTTACCCGTGCGGAATTCATGACTGCGGCGTTACTTCTCTTGCCGAGATTTTGGGTGAAGGGATAGAGATTTCCCGGGCGCTGCTTGAGAAAATTGCCTTTTATACCGGAGAAGTTTTTCAGCTTGAGGTGGCCTCTTTCCAAAATGACGCAGAAGTTTCCGGAGTGGCTCAAGAAAAAGCTCAAGAACAGCCCCCATGTTGAAGAAATGAGAATGCTTCTGGCAAAAGCAAACCTTCATACCGTCTGCCAGGGGGCGCGCTGCCCAAATTTGAACGAGTGCTTCGGCCGGCGGACCGCCACCTTTATGATCCTGGGCGAGAGGTGCACCCGCAACTGCAGGTTCTGTGCCGTTCTCCGGGGGAGGCCGGAACCTGTGGACGCGGGAGAGCCGGAGCGGATCGCCGGGGCGGCGGCAGTGCTGGGCCTGCGCCACGTGGTAATCACCTCGGTGACCCGGGACGACCTGCCGGACGGGGGCGCCGGACATTTTGCCTCAACCATCAGGGCGGTTAAAGGAAGGATAGAGGGCGCTACCGTTGAGGTTTTGACTCCCGATTTTCAGGGGTCGGAAGCGGCTTTAGAAAAAGTTCTGGCTGCAGGCCCCGATGTTTTTAACCACAACCTTGAGACGGTCCCCCGCCTTTACCCTGAGATCAGGCCGGAGGCTTCGTACAGCCGGAGCTTATCTCTTCTCGAGCAGGCTAAAAGGCTCAATAAAAATTTGGTCACGAAGTCCGGCTTGATGTTAGGGTTGGGGGAAACAGAGAAAGAGATCCGGGCGTTGCTCTGCGACTTAAGAGATGCCGGATGTGATGTTGTAACAATCGGCCAGTACCTGCAGCCCACTCCCCAGCAGATTCCCGTGAAGGAGTATGTTTCACCTGAGGTTTTTTCAGCTTATCAAGCCTGGGGGGCGTCCCTGGGCTTTCGGGCGGTGCTGGCGGGCCCCTTTATCCGCAGTTCCTACCGCGCCGGGGAAGTTTTTGCCGCCTCCCTTGCCCGGGCGCGCTGACGAGACCCGAGAATGCCAATTCAATAGAGGAGGTTTTGCTCTGCATGGAGGTTACTCTGCCGTTTCTTGCCGAGGGTGTTGATGAGGCAACAGTCTCCTACTGGAAGGTGGATGAGGGAGACCGGGTGGAGGAGGGGGATGATCTGGTAGAGATGTTCACCAGTAAAGCGGTTTTCAGTGTTCCCTCCCCTGCCGCCGGGGTTGTTGAGGAGATTTTGGTGCGAGAGGGAGAAGTGGTTAAGGTGGGCCAGACCCTTTGCACCCTGAAAGAAGATTGAAGTAATTTCGCAACAGAGAGAGGAGAAACCATGATTTCCCGCTACGCTGTTTTCTGGGGATGCCAGATTCCCGCCCGGCTGCCATTTTTTGAAAAATCCACCCGCCTGGTGTTGAAGCACCTGGGAATCGAGATCGTCGATCTGCCCGGTTTTACCTGCTGCCCAGAAAAGACCCTGGTCAAGAACTACCAGGAAGAGGTCTGGGTCTTGACAGCAGCCCGCAACCTGGCGCTTGCGGAGCAAGCGGGGCTGCCCCTGTTGACACCCTGCAACGGCTGTTACAGTACCTTGAAAACAGTTCTGGCCAAAATCAAGGACTCTGTGGCCTTGCGGGAACAGGTGACAGAAAGGCTAAGGGGAGTTGGCCTGGAATTTAAAGGAACCGTTCTTGTCAGGCATCTGCTCGAGGTCCTTCATGATGGCGTGGGCCCCGCGAAGATCAAAATGATGGTCCGACGCCCGCTGGAAGGGCTGCGCATTGCGGTGCACTATGGGTGCCACATGCTCCGGCCCGGTTCCAGGCTCCGGTTTGACGATCCCCTGCACCCGGAAAAATACGATCTTCTTGTTCACGCTCTGGGGGCGGAATCCGTCTCGTACGAGACGAAGATGCTCTGCTGCGGAAGCGGGCTGGGATTCGTGGGGGCTCAGGAAGAAGCCACGAGCCTTTTGCGGAAGAAACTTTTGGATTTGCAGGGAAAAGCAGACGCGCTCACCGTTGTCTGTCCCGCCTGTTTTATTCAGTACGACCAGCGCCAGTTCATTTTGCAGCGCCAGGGAGAGGGGTTCCACATTCCCGTTTTAACCTACCCTGAACTGCTCGGCCTGGCCCTGGAAATCCCGGGGGAGGAACTCGGCCTGGAGGGGCACCGGGTAAGCCTGGAACCCTTTTTCCGGGCCTGGGAGACCCGGAGCAAGGCAGTTGCTGCAGTTAGATCTTTTCTCGATCTGGCAGCGGCGAAGCGCTGCTACGATTGCGGCGCCTGCGTGGACGACTGTCCTGCTGCCCAGGCAAGCAGTGTTTTCCGGCCCAGAGATTTAATCGGCAATTTGCTGGCGGGAAACCTGGAGGAGCTTTTGAAAGACAAGGCCATCTGGCAGTGTCTGGAGTGTCATACCTGCTACGAGCTGTGTCCCCAGAAGTTCGGCATGGAGCAGGTGTTCGCGAGCTTGAAGCACCTGGCCCTGGCAAGGGGTTACGCGCCGCCCTCCCTGGACGGAGGGATAAAAAGTTTTCTGAAAACGGGGAAGCTTGGCGCGGTTGATGAGAAGGCCCGGCGAAAACTAGGCCTGGACCTTCTTCCCCCCGGGGGAGAGGCGGAACTCCAAAAGTTACTGGGCTTGCCGCTCCAGGATCAATAGAGAAGAGTGAGCAATTGGGGGAGGAGTCTGTTAATGAAAGAAATTTTTCCACGTATTCCCTCGGGATGTTCCATTATCGGCGTCTTCAACAGGAAGGCAAAGCGCTTCAGTGGAGCGGATATTGTGCGGGCGATCAGGGTGATGCACGACCGTTCCAACGGTCTCGGAGGAGGTTTTGCCGGATACGGGATTTATCCCGAGTATAAAGACTGTTATGCCTTTCACCTCCTCTATGAGGGAGAGGCAAGCCAGCACGAAACCGAACACTTTCTGGAAAAGCATTTCATCATCGAGCGGAGCGAACCGATTCCGACGCGGCCTCACCCGAGAATCAGCGATCCCCCCATCCTCTGGCGCTACTTTTTACGGGTTAAGCCCCACCGTCTGGAATCCTTCCGGGGAGGGAGAGGAGCCGAATCCAGATCTTCCCCGCAGTTCTGTGCGGTTCTGGAGAAAACCGGAGAGCGGTGCGACGAAAGGGACTTTGTGGTAGAGCAGGTGATGTGGATTAACCGCTGCATTGGCGGCGCCTTTGTAGCCTCCAGCGGGAAAAATATGGGCGTCTTCAAGGGCGTCGGCTATCCCGAGGACATCGGGGAGTTCTACAGGATTGAGGAGTACGAGGGGTATCTCTGGACGGGCCACGGCCGTTTTCCCACAAATACGCCCGGCTGGTGGGGGGGCGCCCATCCCTTTACCATTCTCGACTGGTCTGTGGTGCACAACGGGGAAATCTCCTCATACGGAATCAACAAGCGTTATCTGGAAATGTTCGGCTACCACTGCACCCTGCAGACGGACACTGAGGTGATCGCTTACCTTTTCGATCTGCTGCACAGAAGGCACGGGCTGCCCCTTGAAGTTGCCTGTCTGGCGCTGGCGCCTCCCTTCTGGAAGAATCTCGACCGGGGCTCCGGGGCAAAGGAGGAGCTTGCCCGGGCTTTGCGCCAGGTGTACGGTTCCGCCCTTCTGAACGGGCCCTTCAGCATCGTGGTTGGATTTACAGGGGGAATGATCGGCTTAACCGACCGCATCAAGCTGCGCCCCCTGGTCTGCGGTGAAAAGGATGAGTTTCTGTACCTGGCAAGCGAGGAATGCGCGATCCGGGAACTCTGTCCCAACCCGGACCGGGTTTGGGCGATCAAAGCCGGGGAGCCGGTAATAGGAAAACTGGAGGAGGGGGTTCAGCCATGACCAGAACCTTAATTCCACCTGAATTCCTGGTAAAGATCGATCACGTCCGGTGCCGCCGGTGCAAGCGGTGCATCCTTAACTGCGGTTTCGGTGCTCTGAGTTTCCAGGACCGGATAGTTGCCGACTCCAGCAGGTGCGTGGCCTGCCACCGGTGCGTTACCTTCTGTCCGGAGGGAGCAATTTCCGTTGAGCGGAATCCCCTTTGCTTCAAGCCCAACGCACACTGGACCCCGGAGGTCATCAAGGCCATTTACAAGCAGGCTGAAACAGGAGGCGTTCTGCTCACCGGAATGGGAAACGACCGCCCCTACATCAATTACTTCGACCACCTCCTCCTGGATGCCTGCCAGGTTACAAATCCCTCCATCGACCCGCTCCGGGAACCGATGGAACTGCGCACTTACCTGGGGAGCAAGCCGAACTCTGTCCAGGTTGAAACAAGGGATGGGGAGCATGTGCTCGCGACCAGGCTCTCCCCCCAGATTACGCTGGAAACGCCGATCATTTTTGCCGGCATGTCTTTCGGCTCCATCAGCCTCCCGGCCCACAAGGCCCTTGCCAGGGCCGCCCACCTTTCCGGGACCCTGATGAACACCGGGGAGGGCGGCCTCCACCGGGAGCTTTACCCTTACAGCAGCAGCATTATCGTTCAGGTTGCCTCGGGAAGGTTCGGGGTCAACCAGGAGTACCTGGACCGGGCGGCTGCCATCGAAATCAAGATCGGGCAGGGCGCGAAACCGGGGATTGGCGGTCACCTCCCCGGGGAGAAGGTGAACCAGGAGGTTTCCCAGACCCGGATGATCCCCGAGGGGACAGATGCCCTTTCTCCGGCCCCTCACCACGATATTTACTCGATTGAGGACCTTTCCCAGCTGATCTACGCTCTAAAAGAAGCAACCCGCTACACGAAACCCGTTGGGGTGAAAATTTCTGCGGTCCACAACGCGGCCGCGATTGCAAGCGGCATTGCCCGCGCCGGAGCGGACTTTATTTACATCGACGGCTTCCGGGGCGGCACCGGGGCGGCCCCCACCATCATCCGGGACCACGTGGGAATCCCCATCGAAATGGCAATTGCCGCTGTTGACGACCGGCTGCGCCAGGAGGGGATCCGCAACCAGGTCTCCCTGATTGCCGCGGGAGGCTTCCGCCACAGCGGAGATGTGGCCAAGGCAATTGCCCTCGGAGCGGATATCGTGGCCATCGGTACGGCAGCACTTGTGGCAATGGGCTGCCGGGTCTGCCAGAAGTGC
This region includes:
- a CDS encoding CehA/McbA family metallohydrolase; this translates as MSQKRNFKKLLVILVTVILLASWATLSMAGFAADLGKNEAVQEGEERPIVFLPQEPRFVAVSTPDGQSFLVVRRRINVYQPRPKQITIPVTAVNLASGGELKLLQLVVSDKSGRVRLKLTPNATLESVADLAFNKEELLTFFEQSGKPGFTTLTEKSYAQPVVVPVGDLGLEEGDSLTLLITATFGNANLEQQTTAETLVAVTSLPSRPNWYAGDGHIHTSWSDGGSWNTPNRRAADAKADGFKWIIITDHEDLIRRNGGWSSYVSEINAAQSNNGIVVAPGAEIGCVQIQGDESSPELGHALGYRLKESATSIPKNKYYTPQNLINAINNHNYPYSYPVIAHPYHGTIWQDWSVTGFRAIELISCQWNANSSTISRWVSLLRAGLSNTIAGKGFVVGVGNTDAHYFHTPGSDGASWIYAPNYSSTNRAAVWDAIKMGRVSAAGAPNFGAFAINGCAQGSVVRVPAGGSFTFTVVRQPMSLWSCVKFEIINANGNVVKTVNNPGPETRISWTAPSQDWFYFVRFVFQDPEGINSEVWANPIFLDVY
- the glnA gene encoding type I glutamate--ammonia ligase — encoded protein: MGLTKEDVLRLVRELDIQFIRLQFVDLLGVLKNVSITVDQLERALAGEVMFDGSSVEGFVRIEESDMYLRPDPETFTIFPWRPRAGGVARLICDVYLPDGTPFPGCPRQVLKRVLAEAEALGYTVQVGPEIEFFLFHFREDGRPSLNTHDRAGYFDLAPVDLGEDARREIVLTLKEMGYAIEASHHEVAPGQHEVDLKYVPALAAADLITTFRIVVRTVAHRHGLHATFMPKPFSDQNGSGMHLNFSFFQEGKNRFYDPAGKWELSRLCLSFIGGLLKYAPDFTALTNPTVNSYKRLVPGHEAPVYIAWAAGNRSPLVRVPVARGIDTRVELRSPDPTCNPYLALAGVIAAGLKGVRGEILPPPPVEENLYLLTPERRAQMGIRDLPASLGEALALFRESALVQEVMGNHIYRKFLELKEWEWQAYQREVHNWEIEQYLARF
- the lpdA gene encoding dihydrolipoyl dehydrogenase, whose protein sequence is MDYQVIVIGAGPGGYPAAIRAAQLGARVCLIETGQPGGTCLNRGCIPTKALVAGASLLKQVRRAREFGIETGEVSLNPRKMRERQEGIVSRLRQGIRFLLEKHKIDFLEGKGRLLGPGRVEVRRKGSPAETVTGEKIIVATGSEPLLPPALGYDGKVVVSSTEMLQLDAVPESLVIVGAGVIGCEFAGIYAELGSRVTLVEAERTILPFVEEELARKLQGVFRQSGITLRTRTKIREVKREGSRAKVYLEDGTELDAEKVLVAVGRSLNTRGLGLEECGVELGPRGEIVVNERMETSAPGIYAAGDVTGKALLAHVATCQGLVAAANALGEGRKMNYQAVPNAIFTFPEIGTVGLTSQEAKGRGIPCKTGKFPFLASGKALCEGEADGFVKVLAREGTGEILGIHIIGPHATELVAEGALAVRWGLTLGQLAETVHAHPTLAEALKEAAEAAEGLGLHV
- the lipB gene encoding lipoyl(octanoyl) transferase LipB; translation: MSSRERELAVRVLGLRDYEEAYLLQKELVEARIRQAIPDTLLLVEHPPVFTLGRGVQGEQFRVPASQVEALEVKVIPVDRGGQVTYHGPGQLVGYPIFDLARHRQDLHWMLWSLEEVLIRFLKDFGIRGERRKSYPGVWVGREKIAAVGIGVRRWVTYHGFALNVNPDLSYFRFIYPCGIHDCGVTSLAEILGEGIEISRALLEKIAFYTGEVFQLEVASFQNDAEVSGVAQEKAQEQPPC
- the lipA gene encoding lipoyl synthase; translated protein: MTQKFPEWLKKKLKNSPHVEEMRMLLAKANLHTVCQGARCPNLNECFGRRTATFMILGERCTRNCRFCAVLRGRPEPVDAGEPERIAGAAAVLGLRHVVITSVTRDDLPDGGAGHFASTIRAVKGRIEGATVEVLTPDFQGSEAALEKVLAAGPDVFNHNLETVPRLYPEIRPEASYSRSLSLLEQAKRLNKNLVTKSGLMLGLGETEKEIRALLCDLRDAGCDVVTIGQYLQPTPQQIPVKEYVSPEVFSAYQAWGASLGFRAVLAGPFIRSSYRAGEVFAASLARAR
- a CDS encoding biotin/lipoyl-binding protein, translated to MEVTLPFLAEGVDEATVSYWKVDEGDRVEEGDDLVEMFTSKAVFSVPSPAAGVVEEILVREGEVVKVGQTLCTLKED
- a CDS encoding glutamine amidotransferase family protein, with protein sequence MKEIFPRIPSGCSIIGVFNRKAKRFSGADIVRAIRVMHDRSNGLGGGFAGYGIYPEYKDCYAFHLLYEGEASQHETEHFLEKHFIIERSEPIPTRPHPRISDPPILWRYFLRVKPHRLESFRGGRGAESRSSPQFCAVLEKTGERCDERDFVVEQVMWINRCIGGAFVASSGKNMGVFKGVGYPEDIGEFYRIEEYEGYLWTGHGRFPTNTPGWWGGAHPFTILDWSVVHNGEISSYGINKRYLEMFGYHCTLQTDTEVIAYLFDLLHRRHGLPLEVACLALAPPFWKNLDRGSGAKEELARALRQVYGSALLNGPFSIVVGFTGGMIGLTDRIKLRPLVCGEKDEFLYLASEECAIRELCPNPDRVWAIKAGEPVIGKLEEGVQP
- a CDS encoding 4Fe-4S binding protein gives rise to the protein MTRTLIPPEFLVKIDHVRCRRCKRCILNCGFGALSFQDRIVADSSRCVACHRCVTFCPEGAISVERNPLCFKPNAHWTPEVIKAIYKQAETGGVLLTGMGNDRPYINYFDHLLLDACQVTNPSIDPLREPMELRTYLGSKPNSVQVETRDGEHVLATRLSPQITLETPIIFAGMSFGSISLPAHKALARAAHLSGTLMNTGEGGLHRELYPYSSSIIVQVASGRFGVNQEYLDRAAAIEIKIGQGAKPGIGGHLPGEKVNQEVSQTRMIPEGTDALSPAPHHDIYSIEDLSQLIYALKEATRYTKPVGVKISAVHNAAAIASGIARAGADFIYIDGFRGGTGAAPTIIRDHVGIPIEMAIAAVDDRLRQEGIRNQVSLIAAGGFRHSGDVAKAIALGADIVAIGTAALVAMGCRVCQKCYTGNCSWGIATQRPELVQRLDPEEATERLVNLLRGWSLELKEILGALGVNAVESLRGSRERLRGIGLNQVELEILGVKPAGR